In the genome of Gadus morhua chromosome 14, gadMor3.0, whole genome shotgun sequence, one region contains:
- the LOC115558515 gene encoding COUP transcription factor 2 encodes MAMVTWRNSEDSGADSQVCAISSPVSHVTGPHSLSGDLTQGHLGAASSLELNSAPRATTPGGAPASRAATSNAPSGSMEKQQQQQQQSQHVECTVCGDKSSGKHYGQFTCEGCKSFFKRSVRRNLTYTCRVTRSCPVDQHHRNQCQYCRLKKCLKVGMRREAVQRGRVVPSQSYHGQFSLTNGDPLQCHHSYLSGYISLLLRAEPYPTSRYGAQCLQNGNGGGGGGGILGIENICELAARMLFSAVEWARNIPFFPDLQVTDQVALLRLAWSELFVLNAAQCSMPVHVAPLLAAAGLHASPMSADRVVGFMDHIRLFQEQVEKLKALHVDSAEYSCIKAIVLFTSDACGLSDAAHVDGLQEKSQCALEEYVRSQYPNQPSRFGKLLLRLPSLRTVSSSVIEQLFFVRLVGKTPIETLIRDMLLSGSSFSWPYMSLQ; translated from the exons ATGGCGATGGTGACGTGGAGGAACAGCGAGGACAGCGGCGCTGACAGCCAGGTCTGCGCCATCTCCTCCCCGGTCTCCCATGTGACGGGACCCCACTCCCTGTCCGGGGACCTCACCCAGGGACACCTTGGCGCCGCGTCTTCCCTGGAGCTGAACTCGGCTCCTCGAGCGACCACACCGGGGGGCGCACCGGCTTCCCGGGCGGCCACCAGCAACGCGCCCTCCGGCTCCatggagaagcagcagcagcaacagcagcagagccAGCACGTCGAGTGCACGGTGTGCGGGGACAAGTCGAGCGGCAAGCACTACGGACAGTTCACCTGCGAGGGATGTAAGAGCTTCTTCAAGCGCAGCGTGCGCCGGAACCTCACCTACACTTGCCGCGTGACGCGGAGCTGTCCTGTGGACCAGCACCACCGGAACCAGTGCCAGTACTGCCGCCTGAAGAAGTGCCTGAAAGTGGGCATGCGACGGgaag CGGTGCAGCGAGGCCGGGTGGTCCCGTCCCAGTCGTACCACGGGCAGTTCTCGCTCACCAACGGCGACCCCCTGCAGTGCCATCACTCGTACCTCTCGGGGTACATCTCCCTGCTGCTGCGCGCCGAGCCGTACCCCACCTCGCGCTACGGCGCCCAGTGTCTGCAGAACggcaacggcggcggcggcggcggcggcatccTGGGCATCGAGAACATCTGCGAGCTGGCGGCGCGCATGCTGTTCAGCGCCGTGGAATGGGCCCGCAACATCCCCTTCTTCCCCGACCTGCAGGTCACCGACCAGGTGGCCCTGCTGCGGCTGGCCTGGAGCGAGCTGTTCGTGCTCAACGCGGCGCAGTGCTCCATGCCCGTGCACGTGGCGCCGCTGCTGGCCGCCGCGGGCCTCCACGCCTCGCCCATGTCGGCGGACCGCGTGGTGGGCTTCATGGACCACATCCGCCTCTtccaggagcaggtggagaaGCTGAAGGCCCTGCACGTGGACTCGGCCGAGTACAGCTGCATCAAAGCCATCGTGCTGTTCACCTCAG ACGCGTGTGGTCTGTCGGACGCGGCGCACGTGGACGGGCTGCAGGAGAAGTCCCAGTGCGCGCTGGAGGAGTACGTGCGCAGCCAGTACCCCAACCAGCCCTCGCGTTTCGGgaagctgctgctgcggctgccgTCGCTGCGCACCGTGTCGTCGTCGGTCATTGAGCAGCTGTTCTTCGTGCGGCTGGTGGGGAAGACCCCGATAGAGACCCTGATCCGGGACATGCTGCTGTCCGGGAGCAGCTTCAGCTGGCCCTACATGTCCCTGCAGTAG